The nucleotide window ATTTTGACTCTAGAGTCTTCTACCTCGGTGGGATCAATTTCAGGCAGATTTTTATTTAATAGTTCGTCTGGCATGATTTTTTCCGTTTAATGTAAAAAAGCACATAAGCTTATTCAATAAGCTCTCATGAATCCATCACGGTTAAATCTTCCAGAAGATTGAATATTTGATTATCAAAAGATAGACTTTAAATCTGAGCATCAAGCAACTAACCCTAGAGGTTTAAGCTGCCACACACTTAAATGATTTATTAAGGGGTAGGGAAAGAGTGTAGAGACGTTGCATGCAACGTCTCTACTTGAAGGTTTATTTCTCCTCTTGAGGATATAAAGATTAAATGTGTCTTAGCTTAACAACAGCCTTCATATTAAGTAATGTAAATTCGCTAAAAACTGCTATATTAATTAAAACTTCATTAATAACTAATGACATGAAGAGTGAACAGTTAACAGTGAACAGTTAACAGTTATTAGTTTTCAGGATGATAGTTATTAGTTTTCCCGTTTTAAGCTATTAACATGAAAGCTTTTTCACTGTTCACTGTTTACTGTCAACTGTTAACTAAAAACAATGACCAATGGCTAAGACTATTTATTATATTTTATTTTCCTTCGTCATGCTCAACCTGATAGGATTAAGTGGATGTACATCAGAGGAGAGACAACCAGAGTTACAAACTTCTCAAAATCCCCCTATTCCTGTCTCTAATTCTCCCAAACCAGAGCTAGAAAATAAACCTTTTACTTTACACATAAACCGGGCTAGTAAACAGATGACTATTATTGATAAAAATGGGGCAGAAGTGATGAAAGTCCCCATTGGCATAGGACGGGGAGGACTCAAACCAAAGCGGGATATGATGGATTTAGTGACTCCTACGGGTGAATTAGTTGTTGATTTAATTCTTTATCAACAGGAAACTTTTAATCAGGTAAATCCTAAGCTACAGGAAAAATATCTTCAATCTGAATTTAGAGAATTTTTTGGAGATAAACAAGGATTAAAAAACTTATTTAATAAGATGAATTCCATTGATTTTGATGGAAATAAACAACCGGATCAAAGTTATGGAATTGCTTATATTGGCTTAAATTCTGCTCCCTCAAATACAGTCGTAACTGGGCCAAAAATGCGTTATGCTGATTGGCAAGGCGTGACTAAAACTCCCTATTGGTTTTCAATTGCCCTTCATGGTACACCGAGAGAAAATACAGATATAGGCGCGTCTAATTCGGGGGGATGTATTCATGTCCAGCAAACCATTCTCAAAAAATTAATAGAAAATGGCATAGTCAATATAGGCACAAAAGTCATCATTTCCGATAATTAAAAAATAGATAAGCTAAGGCGCATTTAATTTTTATCTCATCAATTCTTGAGAAATAACCCCTTAAAACCTTTCCCCTTTCCCCCAATTTTGCTCACAAAAATTATCCTCATTCTATGAACAATGAACCATCAACCTTTTAATGAATTAACTCCCAAATTTTAGCCAAAGGAACAAGGGTATTTGCACATAAAATACCTGATGCTGCCACCGCCGGAACACCGATTCCGGGTAAGGTACTATCCCCCACCCGATATAATCCAGAAATGGGAGTATAACAACTGGGAAATAACCCGTTTTCTGCTGCAATAGCAGGGCCATAAGTTCCTTGATATCGTCGTAAATAATAGGCATGAGTTAAAGGAGTTCCTATTAATTCTAATGTGACTCGTTGACGAATATCAGGAATAACTTTTTCTAAGGCTTTATATAAAGATTGCGATCGCTCTTTTTTCTTCTCTTCATAATGTTCATTTCTTTCCCATCCTTGCCAAGGTTCTAAAGTATAAGCATGAATGACATGATGGCCTTCCGGAGCTAGAGTTTTATCCCAAACTGAGGGAATAGAAATCATACAAGTATTCCCCGGCTCACTAATATCTTTTCTCTCATCATGAACCACGACATGATGCCCGGTTAATCCTTCTAATCCATCCGATTTAATCCCTAGATGAAGGTGCATAAAACTCTCAACCGTTGGCGTTTTTAAGCTCTGAACACGGTAATCTGCTGGTAAATCTTCCGGATTTAATAACTGACTATAGGTATCCCAAAGACTGGCATTAGAAATTACAATCTTAGCTTTAATTATTTCTCCCTTGTTTAATTTAATTCCGGCAACTTTCCCCTTTTCCACTAATATTTTATCAACATGACTTTTTAAACGTAACTCTCCCCCCCACCGCTTAAACCCTCTTACCAAAGCATTAACAATTGCCTCACTTCCCCCCTTGGGATATTCTACGCCGGCGCGGTTACGTTCTCCTAACATAAAAGCCACTTCTGGGGCAATTGTTCCCTGAGCTTTTAATCCGGATAATAAAAAACATTCTAGATCAATTAATCTTCTCACCCAAGGATCTTGGATGTATTGATCCATAATTTGACCGACTGAGCCATTAATGATAGATAATTGAGGCAAAAACTTAATTAAACTCCCTCCATATTTTAAAACTAAAAGAGGGAGTATTTGCCAATCAGACCGTAAACTAATAGACGGAATATCTTTCAGACAATCATAAAGAGATAAAAGACGATTTTCAAATCGTTCTAACTCTATTGCTCCTCCAGGAGTAATCTTAGCGATGGCTTGACGATAGGCATTTAAATCACTATAAATCGGTAAAGTAACATCAGGAAAATGATAAAATCCTAGAGGATCATAAGGCACAACATCGAGAGATTCCCCGATTAAATCAAGCACCTGTTTAAGAGGATTAAGACTAGGACGTTGATTTCCTAAACCACAATAAAAAGACGGCCCAGAATCAAACTTAAACCCTTGACGAGAAAAACTATGAGCCGCTCCTCCAGGGATAGAATGACTTTCACAGATCAAGACTTTTTTACCATATCTAGCTAATAAAGCTCCTGCGGTTAATCCTCCGATCCCACTGCCAATAATAATGACATCTAAACTTGTATTTTGAGTGTTGCTCATAAATAATAACTTTTTCCAGTTGATGATAATCTTAGATCCAGTAACTAAAGCAAAATCATTCACTATGTATCTATTAATTCCCGCAGCCGGTATGGGAAAACGGATGGGAAGCGATCGCAATAAACTTTTACTCACCCTGATGGGTAAACCCTTATTAGCCTGGACATTACAAGCAGCAGAAGCGTCTCAAAAAATAACTTGGATTGGAGTAATAGGACAATCCTATGACTTTCCTGATTTTAAAACAATGATTAGCCAAGTGTCTTTGACTAAACCCGTCCAATTGATCCAAGGGGGAGATACTCGTCAAGAATCAGTATACAACGGCTTACAAGCTTTACCCTCTGAGGCAAAAAGGGTATTAATTCATGATGGGGCCCGATGTTTAGCCACTCCGGAATTATTCGATCGCTGTGCAGAAGCATTACTCAATTGTCAAGGACTAATTGCAGCCATCCCGGTTAAAGATACGATCAAAATTGTTGATGATAAGGGTTATATTCAAGATACCCCCGATCGTCGCCAATTGTGGGCGGCTCAAACTCCCCAAGGATTTGAAGTAGAGTTATTAAAGCATTGTCACGCTCAAGGACGAACATTAGGATGGGAAGTCACCGATGATGCGGCTTTATTTGAAAAATGCCAATTCCCTGTCCAAATTGTAGAAGGAGAAGAAACTAATCTGAAAGTGACTACACCGGTTGATTTGACTATTGCTGAATTTATTCTCCGTCAACGTTTAACTCCTCAATGAGATCACTTATCCCCATTAATAGCAACAGCAGCGATCGCACAGAAAACACTCTGGAAACCACTGCTGTTGAACTCGCTAACCAAGAAATAAAGCTCTAGACTTTGACTGAAAAACAGATTCAAAGTTCCTATGCGGCTCGATATCGAGGCATATAATTAGCTTATTATAATATATTATTCTTGACTAATGCAGATTGTCGTCCTCATTTTGAGTGATCAGACAAAATAACTGTTCACTGTTCACTGTTAACAGTTAACTGTTCACTGTTCACTGTTAACTAAAAAGCAGACAATCCCGAATTCTAGATAACGATCGTCATAACCGCAACCCAGATTTCAGGATTGTAAGCTTTATTTTAAAGTTAATTAACCCGAACCGTGAGACAGCCTCTTATTGTTCAGCCGTAGCTAATTCGGTTTCAGTGCTGCCAACAGTACGACGACGAGTCAGGGTGTTAAATAACATAATCCCGATCGCCTTAATCAAATTGCCTTCTAATTCATTGAACATTTTCATATTCAGACGGAAAGCATCATTAGCTTCAGCGACAATACGTTCGGCGGTTTCTTGATCGATCGGCATTTCGTCGAGAGATTGACGATATTTATGCTTAAATGCTTTTTCGTCAGGAATATTTTCAAACTCATAGAAAGCTAAACCGCTTTCATCTAAATTCATCGCCCGTTGAGCAATCTTTTTGAGAATTTGTCCTCCGGAAAGATCCCCTAAATAACGAGTATAAGAATGGGCAATTAATAACTCAGGTTCAGTCGCAGCTACTTCTCGAATTCTCTCAACATAAGCTTTTCCGGCTTCTGAAGGAGCAACTTCATTGCGCCAATTAGCCCCATAGTAGAAGTATAAATCTTGTTCTAGAGCTTGCTTACGATTTAACTCAGGAAAATAGATTTTAGAAATGATGGGATGTTGGCTTAATTTTTCCATTTCCTCTTCCATCGCTGAGTAAACGAAATAGAAATTAGTCACCAACTTTCGATAAGAATTTTTTTCAACCACTCCTCTTAAAAAGCACTTGACAAAACCAACATTTTCTGCTGCTGTATGGGCTTTTTTAGTTCCTTCCCGTAATAGGGTTGCTAAATTTACGCTCATGCTATACTTCCACTTTCGTAAGGTTAACGTTTTATGAATGAGTTTTACAAAACGCTTAAAAAACTGTCTAATTGAGTAGGTTAAACTGAATTGATGAGACTTTTTATTAAGAATTCTTACAAAAGTGACAGAAGGATTTATCAATGAATCGAGAGCGGTTAGTTAAAAGTAGTAAATACCTAAGTTACCATCTACGTCATCATCCAGAAAAGTTAGGACTGAAATTAGCTCCTGGGGGATGGGTTGAGGTGGAAACTCTTTTAAAAGCTTGTAGTCTAGCTCAATTCCCCATAAATTGCTCGGAATTAGATTAAATTGTCGAAAAGAATGAAAAACAGCGTTTTTCTTTTGATTAAACCGGACAGCTAATTCGAGCTAATCAAGGGCATAGCGTAGCCGTTGACCTGCTTTTAGACCCTGCTATTCCTCCAGATGTTTTGTATCATGGGACATCGCAGAAGGCGCTAGACTCATTTTTAAGTCAGGGTTTATTGAAAATGTCTCGCCATCACGTCCATTTATCCACTACCATAGAAACGGCCAGAAAAGTAGGTCAGTCGCATTGCGCGAACCGGTTGTGTTTGAAGTCAATGGGAATGCCCTTTACAATAATGGTCATCAATTTTACTGTTCTGACAATGGAGTGTGGTTAGTAGAAACAGTTCCCCCGACCTATTTAAAGCAAATTTTTTAAGCGAACTTTATCGATTTTCTCAAAACATAACAAAACTTAACATTCAAAAGAAAATAAGGTAAGATTTTATCGCTAAAATGCAACAAAAATAAGATGAAATTTGCCATCAAGCTTATAATCGGTACAGGAATCTTATGAATGTGATCACACTTCTTAGTCAAACGTTACAATTATCTCTATAGTCATAACTCTCTGGTGATGCCCCGAATACTTGTAATCGATGACGACCCTGCAATCTCAGAATTAGTCTCCATCAATTTGGAGATGGCTGGTTATGACGTTAACCAAGCTGAAGACGGCATAAAAGGTCAGGCGTTGGCTGTCCAATTACAGCCAGATTTAATTATGCTCGATCTAATGTTACCGAAAGTGGATGGATTTACAGTTTGTCAGCGACTGCGCCGGGATGACCGGACATCAGACATTCCCATCCTTATGTTAACGGCGTTAGGTCAAACTCAGGATAAAGTAGAAGGCTTCAATGCGGGGGCGGATGATTATCTGACTAAACCCTTTGAAGTCGAAGAAATGCTGGCTAGAGTTAGAGCCTTGCTTCGGCGAACTGATCGTATTCCTCAAGCCGCCAAACATTCTGAGATTCTCAATTATGGCCCTTTAACCCTCGTTCCCGAACGATTTGAGGCCATTTGGTTTAATAAGACCGTGAAATTAACTCATTTGGAGTTTGAGTTACTCCATTGCTTGTTACAACGTCATGGTCAAACAGTCTCGCCTAGTGATATCCTCAAAGAAGTTTGGGGATATGATCCAGATGACGATATAGAAACCATTCGAGTTCATATTCGTCATTTGCGAACCAAACTAGAACCCGATCCGAGACATCCACGTTACATTAAAACAGTCTATGGTGCTGGTTATTGCCTGGAGTTACCTAGCACTGAACAGTTAACCCTCGATTCTGATGCAGCAGCAGTCTAAGTTTAATGATACTGCGCTTTTAAATGGTTAACCTCAGTGCTTAGGGTCAGCCCTCCAGGTTGACTCATAGACTTTTTATAGATGATGGATTAGGGACTTATCAAAACCCTAACTCTACATTTTTATCATGGGTAAAAAAATGGGGTGAGCCATGCCCACCCGAAAAAACTGACGAAAAATTAGCCAACGGTACTTAAAATATCCTTGGCGTGAGAGTCAGTTTTAACCTTTTCATCTACATACATAATTTTTCCTTCGGCATCAATAATATAGGTGACGCGCTTGGAGTAACCACCCCCTTCGACATCATAAGCTTTAGTAATTGCCCCATCAGTGTCAACTAATAAGTTAAAAGGCAATCCATATTTTTCTTTAAACTGTTTATGGGAGGCTTGGTCATCCATGCTGACTCCCAATACCACCATATCTTTAGTTTGATACTCTTGATAGTTATCCCGGAAACTTTGCGCCTCTTTGGTACATCCCGGAGTATCGTCTTTCGGATAGAAGTACAAAACCACAACTTTACCCTTGAAATCAGACAAGGAAACGGTTTTGCCCTCATCATTAACGGTTGTAAAATTGGGGGCTTCTGTGCCAACTGCTAAAGCCATAGAACCTCTTTCCTCAATTAAATTTCATCGTCTCCCATCATAAAACTTTACAATGGTTAACAACAACTCCCCGGTTAACTCATTTTTTTCACGCCTATGACCCTATCATCACCCCAAAAACAACAACCTGTTCACTATTCCTCCCAAACGGTCAAGCGAGCGGAAAAAGCTCTATTTTGCTCCCCCTTTCACTTGATTTTATTTAAAACCATGGCCGCTCAAAGTGTCCCTTTACTCTTCATTAGCGGACAAAAAGGCATCGAAAGCGGATACACAAAAAAGAAAATCTCAGAAGGGAGAGCAGAATGGGAATTAACTTGGCTCATACAAGTCGGATTACTCAGACGAGAAGTCGATGGGCAAGGGATCACCGATAGCTTTCGTCTGACTCCTCTAGGGCGACAACTCCTAGAAAAGTGGGAAACTCATGAAGATAAACTGCCTATTCCTTCAATTTGGGATCATCTCCTCAATTTTTGGAGTCGTTGGCTTTCTATCTCCTTTTTTTCTTGATGATTATCAAAAATTGCTATAAAGGAGTTAGTCAGGACGTAAATTTGATCGATGAAAGCAATTATGGTGGTGGGAACAACCTCCCACGCAGGAAAATCCTTTTTAACGACTGCCCTCTGTCGTATCCTTGCCCGGCGAGGTTGGCACGTAACCCCCTTTAAAGGCCAAAATATGGCGCTCAATTCCTATGTCACTCCTACCGGCGGAGAAATGGGCTTTGCTCAAGCGGTTCAAGCCTGGGCAGCCGGCACAGCCCCAAGAGTAGAAATGAACCCTATCCTACTCAAACCCCAAGGCAATATGACTTCCCAAGTGATCCTCATGGGGAAAGTTGCCGGACAGACCACCGCCTCAGACTATTATGAGCAATATTTTAAACCCGGTTGGGAAGCGATCGCTTCTGCCCTAAAACGATTAGCCTTTGAATATGATTTAGTCATTTGTGAAGGGGCGGGAAGTCCAGCCGAAATTAATCTCAAACATCGAGATTTAACCAATATGCGGGTAGCTCAACATTTGGGCGCGACTACTCTGTTAGTGGTCGACATCGATCGGGGTGGGGCTTTTGCTCATGTCGTCGGCACTCTGGCCTTACTTGACCCGGAAGAACGGGCTTTAATTAAAGGAATTATCATCAATAAGTTTCGCGGACAGCGATCGCTGTTAGACTCTGGGATTAAATGGTTAGAAGACTATACGGGTATTCCTGTCCTCGGAGTCATTCCCTGGAGTGAAATTCTTTTTCCCGCAGAAGATTCTCTTGATTTATTTGAAAGAAAAACGAAACCCAATGGGGAGATTAATATTAATGTGATTCGTCTGCCTCGAATCTCTAATTTTACCGATTTCGATGCTCTAGAATCTGAACCCACCGTTTCCCTGAATTATCTCGATTTATCCCAAGAGTTAGGATATCCTGATGCGGTGATTATTCCCGGCTCAAAAACAACCATACAAGATTTAAGCGCCTTACATACCAGTGGAATGGCAGAAAAATTAGAGCAATACGCCAATGCCGGCGGAATTGTTTTAGGGATTTGTGGAGGGTTTCAAATGTTGGGGCGACGAGTTTTAGATCCTAACCAAATCGAAGGGAAACAAGAAGAGTTTGCCGGCTTAAATTTATTACCTATAGAAACAACCATTCTGCCGGATAAAATCACGACTCAGCGACAAGTGTTTTCTAATCATCCTCAATCCGGTTTACCCGTCACTGGTTATGAAATTCATCAGGGAATTACTCGTTTAGCTGATGGGGTGAAGAACTTGGAAAATGTCGGCTGTCAAGCCTTATTTAATGATGAAAAATTAGGCATAGTGACCCATTCCCAGCTAGTGTGGGGCTGTTATCTTCATGGATTATTTGATAATGGGGCTTGGCGACGAGCTTGGTTAAATTTTTTACGACATCGCCGAGGACTTTCCGCTTTACCCACAGGTATTCCTAATTATCGAGAACAACGAGAAGCCACCTTAAATTCAGTTGCGGATTTAGTGGAAGCTAATGTCAATTTATCCCCGATTTTATCCCAACTCTAAATAGACTTTTTTAGGATATACAAAGGAGAAAAAAATGACAGTGAATGTGCGATTTTTACCCGATGATATTACGATTGAAGCGAGTCCCGGAGAACCTATGTTAGAGGTCGCCCAAAGAGCAGGAGTGTTAATTCCTACAGGGTGTTTAATGGGATCTTGTCATGCTTGTGAAGTAGAATTAGAGGATGGAACGCCGATCTGTGCTTGTATTAGTGCAATTCCCCTAGGCACAGAGTCTTTAACGATTAATTTAGCCTGTGATCTTCTTTGGTAATTTAATCTTAATCATGTTAGCAGAAAATTTATTAAATAGCCGAGATTATCATATTATTTTGGCTAAAAGTGCTGCTCAAAAATTAGGCAGTATTCCCAGATTAGAAAAGCAATAGCAAATTGCCGAAAAGTCGATTATTAATCTAGTTAAACACTGTGAACAATTGTCTTCAAAAGGAATTACTCTTTATCTGGCTTCAACTCCTTTACAAAAGTTTGAGGGGGTCAATAAGTAGGTGGACTCTCAATAAAGTTAACGGTGAGATTGGGGAAGGGGGAATGGGGTTGCGGGCAATGGGTAAGAGTTGGGAAAGTTGTACATTTCTTAATACAGAAATCTTTATTTATGTCCAGGTACTTAGTGCCAGATTAGCTCAATGATTTCAACAAAATTATGCTTCAAATTCTCCTAATCTATTTGAAGTTTTAAAAGAAGTTATTGAAGTCTGCGCCACCTGCGGGCGCAGGTTGTGTTCGCCCCGTCCCACCCGACAATTTTAGGACTAATCATGAACCTTAATGGTTGAAAACTTCATCGAGATAAGGCATCCAGGGTAAATCTGTAACCCCATAATCGTAACCCAACTGACTCAAGAGAGCGGTTAATTGTCCTCGATGATGAGTTTGATGGTTAAAGAGATGAACGACTAACATCCAAGCCGGTAAAACTCTATTTTTTTGATAGACTTTACTCTGGTAATTAAAAGGAGCAGCCAACCATTCTGTTGATAATTGGTTTGTCCATTCGATGAGTTGTCGATCAGTTTTTTCTCTTTCTTGTCTTAAATCTTCAAAATCAGAATAAAGTAATTCTTGAATATTTCCTGAAAAAGGTTGATTGAGAAAACGACACATCCATGCCCTATCTCCATACAATAAATGATCGAGAGTGCCATGAATAGATTTAAAAAAAGCTCCTCGTTCTTGTTTTCTTTCTGGGTCGGGAATAGTCGCACAAATATTATATAATCTCTGATTCATCCATTGATTATACTCCGCCATAAGTCGATAATAATTGAGATCAAGCATTTTAAATATTAGCCTTTAAAAATCAGTTTTCTCAATAAAATTCCGAATATCATTTAAATCAATATAGCGATCGGTTGCATTTCTTAACTCTCTAGCAATCATGCCTTCTGTAGACACAACCGTAATATGAGTATTTTTAGACCTCAATAATTCGATCGCCCGCTCAAAATCTCCATCTCCACTAAATAAAATTACTCGGTCATATTGATCTACGGTATTAAACATATCGACAACAATTTCTATATCTAAATTAGCTTTTTGGGAATATCGACCCGAACTATCATCATAATATTCTTTAAGAATTTTAGTTCTTACCGTATATCCTAAACTGATTAAAGCATCTCTAAATCCTCGCTGATCTTGAGAATCTTTTAATCCGGTGTACCAAAAAGCATTAATTAAATTTACGGTAGGATCATTAGTAAAATATTCTAAAACTCTTCTCGGATCAAAAAACCATCCGTTTTTTTGTTGTGCATAAAACATATTATTTCCGTCAACAAAAATAGATAGACGGTCTTTTGGATAAAGACAAACACAATTGTTAGCAGCCGTCATAGAAACTGATACCTGAATTATTTTAGATAAAAAATAAGCTAAATAGTTAGATT belongs to Gloeothece citriformis PCC 7424 and includes:
- a CDS encoding L,D-transpeptidase translates to MAKTIYYILFSFVMLNLIGLSGCTSEERQPELQTSQNPPIPVSNSPKPELENKPFTLHINRASKQMTIIDKNGAEVMKVPIGIGRGGLKPKRDMMDLVTPTGELVVDLILYQQETFNQVNPKLQEKYLQSEFREFFGDKQGLKNLFNKMNSIDFDGNKQPDQSYGIAYIGLNSAPSNTVVTGPKMRYADWQGVTKTPYWFSIALHGTPRENTDIGASNSGGCIHVQQTILKKLIENGIVNIGTKVIISDN
- a CDS encoding phytoene desaturase family protein; translated protein: MSNTQNTSLDVIIIGSGIGGLTAGALLARYGKKVLICESHSIPGGAAHSFSRQGFKFDSGPSFYCGLGNQRPSLNPLKQVLDLIGESLDVVPYDPLGFYHFPDVTLPIYSDLNAYRQAIAKITPGGAIELERFENRLLSLYDCLKDIPSISLRSDWQILPLLVLKYGGSLIKFLPQLSIINGSVGQIMDQYIQDPWVRRLIDLECFLLSGLKAQGTIAPEVAFMLGERNRAGVEYPKGGSEAIVNALVRGFKRWGGELRLKSHVDKILVEKGKVAGIKLNKGEIIKAKIVISNASLWDTYSQLLNPEDLPADYRVQSLKTPTVESFMHLHLGIKSDGLEGLTGHHVVVHDERKDISEPGNTCMISIPSVWDKTLAPEGHHVIHAYTLEPWQGWERNEHYEEKKKERSQSLYKALEKVIPDIRQRVTLELIGTPLTHAYYLRRYQGTYGPAIAAENGLFPSCYTPISGLYRVGDSTLPGIGVPAVAASGILCANTLVPLAKIWELIH
- the ispD gene encoding 2-C-methyl-D-erythritol 4-phosphate cytidylyltransferase → MYLLIPAAGMGKRMGSDRNKLLLTLMGKPLLAWTLQAAEASQKITWIGVIGQSYDFPDFKTMISQVSLTKPVQLIQGGDTRQESVYNGLQALPSEAKRVLIHDGARCLATPELFDRCAEALLNCQGLIAAIPVKDTIKIVDDKGYIQDTPDRRQLWAAQTPQGFEVELLKHCHAQGRTLGWEVTDDAALFEKCQFPVQIVEGEETNLKVTTPVDLTIAEFILRQRLTPQ
- a CDS encoding heme oxygenase (biliverdin-producing); amino-acid sequence: MSVNLATLLREGTKKAHTAAENVGFVKCFLRGVVEKNSYRKLVTNFYFVYSAMEEEMEKLSQHPIISKIYFPELNRKQALEQDLYFYYGANWRNEVAPSEAGKAYVERIREVAATEPELLIAHSYTRYLGDLSGGQILKKIAQRAMNLDESGLAFYEFENIPDEKAFKHKYRQSLDEMPIDQETAERIVAEANDAFRLNMKMFNELEGNLIKAIGIMLFNTLTRRRTVGSTETELATAEQ
- a CDS encoding response regulator transcription factor, yielding MPRILVIDDDPAISELVSINLEMAGYDVNQAEDGIKGQALAVQLQPDLIMLDLMLPKVDGFTVCQRLRRDDRTSDIPILMLTALGQTQDKVEGFNAGADDYLTKPFEVEEMLARVRALLRRTDRIPQAAKHSEILNYGPLTLVPERFEAIWFNKTVKLTHLEFELLHCLLQRHGQTVSPSDILKEVWGYDPDDDIETIRVHIRHLRTKLEPDPRHPRYIKTVYGAGYCLELPSTEQLTLDSDAAAV
- a CDS encoding peroxiredoxin — its product is MALAVGTEAPNFTTVNDEGKTVSLSDFKGKVVVLYFYPKDDTPGCTKEAQSFRDNYQEYQTKDMVVLGVSMDDQASHKQFKEKYGLPFNLLVDTDGAITKAYDVEGGGYSKRVTYIIDAEGKIMYVDEKVKTDSHAKDILSTVG
- a CDS encoding Npun_F0494 family protein is translated as MTLSSPQKQQPVHYSSQTVKRAEKALFCSPFHLILFKTMAAQSVPLLFISGQKGIESGYTKKKISEGRAEWELTWLIQVGLLRREVDGQGITDSFRLTPLGRQLLEKWETHEDKLPIPSIWDHLLNFWSRWLSISFFS
- the cobQ gene encoding cobyric acid synthase CobQ, with translation MKAIMVVGTTSHAGKSFLTTALCRILARRGWHVTPFKGQNMALNSYVTPTGGEMGFAQAVQAWAAGTAPRVEMNPILLKPQGNMTSQVILMGKVAGQTTASDYYEQYFKPGWEAIASALKRLAFEYDLVICEGAGSPAEINLKHRDLTNMRVAQHLGATTLLVVDIDRGGAFAHVVGTLALLDPEERALIKGIIINKFRGQRSLLDSGIKWLEDYTGIPVLGVIPWSEILFPAEDSLDLFERKTKPNGEININVIRLPRISNFTDFDALESEPTVSLNYLDLSQELGYPDAVIIPGSKTTIQDLSALHTSGMAEKLEQYANAGGIVLGICGGFQMLGRRVLDPNQIEGKQEEFAGLNLLPIETTILPDKITTQRQVFSNHPQSGLPVTGYEIHQGITRLADGVKNLENVGCQALFNDEKLGIVTHSQLVWGCYLHGLFDNGAWRRAWLNFLRHRRGLSALPTGIPNYREQREATLNSVADLVEANVNLSPILSQL
- a CDS encoding 2Fe-2S iron-sulfur cluster-binding protein; the protein is MTVNVRFLPDDITIEASPGEPMLEVAQRAGVLIPTGCLMGSCHACEVELEDGTPICACISAIPLGTESLTINLACDLLW
- a CDS encoding DinB family protein; its protein translation is MLDLNYYRLMAEYNQWMNQRLYNICATIPDPERKQERGAFFKSIHGTLDHLLYGDRAWMCRFLNQPFSGNIQELLYSDFEDLRQEREKTDRQLIEWTNQLSTEWLAAPFNYQSKVYQKNRVLPAWMLVVHLFNHQTHHRGQLTALLSQLGYDYGVTDLPWMPYLDEVFNH
- a CDS encoding NYN domain-containing protein; its protein translation is MTAANNCVCLYPKDRLSIFVDGNNMFYAQQKNGWFFDPRRVLEYFTNDPTVNLINAFWYTGLKDSQDQRGFRDALISLGYTVRTKILKEYYDDSSGRYSQKANLDIEIVVDMFNTVDQYDRVILFSGDGDFERAIELLRSKNTHITVVSTEGMIARELRNATDRYIDLNDIRNFIEKTDF